Proteins from a single region of Undibacterium sp. KW1:
- a CDS encoding phosphoethanolamine transferase encodes MNTTASQSQQHQQQSQQQNQDQHQLKAGLSYELLSFFFLLIPFAIANGIVIAKAAALPLYGGKIILFVLPVSFLFFQLWKKLLVLRLLTALLAIFAGAEAYVAYEFGGVSGSSLYSILTTSDSSESFHYLLQHAQTTMLWLVLCAASTALAIYFARRSAFKPGGFVILCLLCIAGYGWYIGAMSASTYLKEKNANRYPTISEDGKEKLFGVGNLPPLLSTVKDTYPYGLPVRLWMFWREEKVMRGMEQKLSQFRFGAATVAPQAEATNKVAQETYVLVLGETARFDRWTINGYERDTSPNLLKARQNGELVSMRDMITPRTFTMGSIPIYLSGRDIMQEGARQKSLISAFREAGFKTYFLSTQVKKSFLNNVTTLFAAEADVQQYFESDETLGLVYDDALLGPLKNILQEKPAKKLIVLHTMGSHAVYSARYPRAFEKYPVSSAGKAGAEPIDDMQATSNAYDNSIRYTDHVLGEIMQALALLPGNAAMIYGSDHGESLPTKACKFIGHGVLNEENLRVPYFVWANQAYRQQHVTMWQNLLKNQDKASMTSANFATLLDMAGISFANFPAEHSLVREYRVRSERMVMNMQNTELDFNTAKEKAGACGMLQVKE; translated from the coding sequence ATGAATACCACTGCCAGCCAGTCACAGCAGCATCAGCAGCAAAGTCAGCAACAAAATCAGGACCAGCACCAGCTTAAAGCTGGCCTGTCTTATGAGTTGCTGTCTTTCTTTTTCTTGCTGATACCGTTTGCCATCGCCAACGGTATCGTCATTGCCAAAGCTGCAGCATTGCCCCTGTACGGTGGCAAAATCATCCTGTTTGTATTGCCGGTATCCTTTCTCTTTTTCCAGTTATGGAAGAAGCTGCTGGTGCTCAGGTTGCTGACAGCCCTGCTGGCCATCTTCGCAGGTGCCGAAGCTTATGTCGCCTATGAGTTTGGTGGTGTATCCGGTTCCAGCCTGTATTCCATACTCACGACCAGCGACAGCAGCGAATCCTTTCATTATCTGTTGCAGCATGCTCAGACCACCATGTTGTGGCTTGTTCTATGCGCAGCCAGTACTGCGCTGGCAATCTATTTTGCCCGCCGCAGCGCTTTTAAGCCTGGCGGCTTCGTGATTCTTTGCCTGCTGTGCATCGCTGGATATGGCTGGTACATCGGTGCCATGAGTGCCAGTACTTACCTCAAAGAGAAAAATGCCAACCGCTATCCGACCATCAGCGAAGATGGTAAAGAAAAACTGTTTGGTGTTGGCAATCTGCCGCCTTTGCTTTCTACCGTGAAAGATACCTATCCTTATGGTTTGCCTGTCAGGTTATGGATGTTCTGGCGCGAAGAAAAAGTCATGCGCGGCATGGAACAGAAGCTGAGTCAGTTCCGCTTTGGTGCAGCGACAGTCGCGCCGCAGGCGGAAGCTACCAATAAAGTTGCGCAAGAAACCTATGTATTGGTATTAGGCGAGACGGCCAGGTTTGACCGCTGGACTATAAATGGCTATGAACGCGATACCTCTCCCAATCTGCTCAAAGCCAGGCAAAACGGCGAACTGGTCAGCATGCGTGACATGATTACCCCGCGAACATTCACGATGGGTTCTATACCCATCTATTTGAGCGGGCGCGATATCATGCAGGAGGGTGCGCGACAGAAATCCCTGATTTCAGCCTTCAGGGAAGCCGGCTTCAAGACTTATTTCTTATCGACGCAGGTGAAGAAAAGTTTTTTGAACAATGTCACGACCCTGTTCGCGGCAGAGGCCGATGTACAGCAGTATTTTGAATCAGACGAAACCCTGGGCCTGGTGTATGACGATGCCTTGCTGGGGCCGCTCAAAAATATCCTGCAAGAAAAACCGGCAAAAAAACTCATCGTCCTGCACACCATGGGCAGCCACGCAGTTTACTCTGCCAGATATCCCAGGGCATTTGAGAAATATCCTGTCAGCAGCGCAGGCAAGGCAGGAGCAGAACCAATCGATGACATGCAGGCGACTTCGAATGCCTACGACAACAGCATCAGATATACCGATCATGTGCTCGGTGAAATCATGCAGGCATTGGCTTTATTGCCCGGTAATGCTGCCATGATCTATGGCTCAGATCACGGCGAATCATTACCCACCAAGGCTTGCAAATTCATAGGCCATGGCGTCCTGAATGAGGAGAATTTGCGCGTGCCCTATTTTGTCTGGGCCAATCAGGCCTACCGTCAGCAGCATGTGACGATGTGGCAAAATCTCTTGAAGAACCAGGACAAGGCAAGCATGACCAGTGCCAATTTCGCCACCTTGCTGGACATGGCAGGCATCAGTTTTGCAAACTTCCCTGCCGAACATAGCCTGGTCAGGGAGTACCGCGTCAGATCGGAAAGAATGGTGATGAACATGCAAAACACTGAGCTGGACTTCAATACCGCCAAGGAAAAAGCGGGAGCCTGCGGCATGTTGCAGGTCAAGGAGTAA
- a CDS encoding NADPH-dependent 2,4-dienoyl-CoA reductase, with protein MSFYPHLTKPLDLGFTTLPNRLLMGSMHVGLEEVDNGFERMAAFYAERARGGVGLIVTGGIAPNERARPMHGGAMLTTEAEAEHHKIVTKAVHDAGGKIAMQILHFGRYSYQPTLVAPSAIKAPINPFKPHALTTEEVEQTISDFVRCAALAQSAGYDGVEVMGSEGYLINEFIAACTNQRDDEWGGAYENRIRFPIEIVRRIREKVGSNFIIIYRLSMLDLVDGGSTLEEVTQLAKAIEAAGATIINTGIGWHEARIPTIATKVPRAAFAWVTKKLKGQVNIPLIATNRINTPEIAEQLLAEDYCDMVSMARPLLADPLFMRKAEQGRTEEINTCIGCNQACLDHTFGGKVTSCLVNPRACHETELVDAPLEKAKRIAVVGAGPAGLSFATTAANRGHAVTLFDAGSEIGGQFNIAKQVPGKEEFYETLRYFGKQIELTGVTLKLNTKVDAADLADFDEVVLATGITPRVPPIEGIEHAKVLSYLDVLRDKKTVGKSVAIIGAGGIGFDVAEYLSHTGTSPSLDPEKFYAEWGIDTDYKNVGGLRTADVEKPARQIFLLQRKTSKVGDGLGKTTGWIHRTGLKNREVQMIAGVSYDKIDDAGLHVTIGGEQKLLPVDNVILCAGQEPRRDLQAMLEAAGKPVHLIGGADVAAELDAKRAINQGTRLAATI; from the coding sequence ATGTCTTTTTATCCTCATCTGACAAAGCCACTCGATCTGGGTTTTACTACTTTACCTAATCGCCTGTTAATGGGTTCCATGCACGTGGGGCTGGAAGAAGTCGACAATGGCTTTGAGCGTATGGCGGCATTTTATGCAGAGCGCGCCCGTGGCGGCGTAGGCCTGATCGTGACTGGTGGCATTGCCCCGAACGAAAGAGCGCGTCCCATGCATGGCGGCGCCATGCTGACCACCGAGGCAGAAGCAGAACACCACAAGATAGTCACCAAGGCCGTGCACGATGCCGGTGGCAAGATCGCCATGCAGATTTTGCATTTTGGCCGTTATTCTTACCAGCCTACCCTGGTTGCGCCGAGCGCCATCAAGGCCCCGATCAACCCATTCAAGCCACATGCACTGACGACAGAAGAAGTCGAACAAACCATCTCTGACTTTGTCCGCTGTGCTGCATTGGCGCAATCGGCTGGCTATGATGGTGTTGAAGTCATGGGCTCTGAGGGTTACCTGATCAATGAATTCATCGCTGCTTGCACCAACCAGCGCGATGATGAATGGGGCGGCGCTTATGAAAACCGCATCCGCTTCCCTATAGAAATCGTGCGCCGCATACGCGAAAAAGTAGGAAGCAACTTCATCATCATTTACCGCCTGTCCATGCTGGATCTGGTCGATGGTGGATCAACGCTCGAAGAAGTCACGCAACTGGCAAAAGCCATAGAAGCCGCTGGTGCGACGATCATCAATACCGGCATAGGTTGGCATGAGGCGCGCATCCCTACCATTGCCACCAAGGTGCCACGCGCCGCGTTTGCCTGGGTGACCAAGAAGCTCAAAGGCCAGGTGAATATCCCGCTGATCGCCACCAACCGTATCAACACCCCTGAGATTGCCGAGCAATTGCTGGCAGAAGACTATTGCGACATGGTATCCATGGCTCGCCCGCTGCTGGCAGACCCGCTGTTCATGCGCAAGGCAGAACAGGGAAGAACAGAAGAAATCAATACCTGTATAGGTTGTAACCAGGCTTGTCTGGATCATACTTTTGGCGGCAAGGTCACGTCCTGCCTCGTCAATCCACGTGCCTGCCATGAGACTGAGTTGGTCGATGCACCTCTGGAAAAAGCCAAGCGCATTGCGGTAGTTGGCGCTGGCCCTGCAGGTTTGAGCTTTGCCACGACCGCAGCGAATCGCGGCCATGCTGTGACCCTGTTTGATGCCGGTTCTGAAATTGGCGGCCAGTTCAACATCGCCAAGCAAGTGCCGGGCAAGGAAGAGTTTTATGAAACCCTGCGTTATTTCGGCAAACAAATCGAACTGACCGGCGTCACGCTCAAGCTCAATACCAAGGTTGATGCGGCTGACCTGGCAGACTTTGATGAAGTGGTCTTGGCAACTGGCATCACCCCACGTGTCCCGCCTATTGAAGGTATAGAACATGCCAAAGTCCTCAGTTATCTTGATGTCTTGCGTGACAAGAAAACCGTTGGCAAATCTGTCGCCATCATAGGCGCTGGCGGCATAGGTTTTGATGTCGCCGAATACCTGAGCCACACTGGTACCAGCCCTAGCCTGGACCCGGAAAAATTCTATGCCGAATGGGGTATCGATACTGACTATAAAAACGTCGGTGGCTTGCGCACTGCAGATGTAGAAAAACCGGCACGCCAGATTTTCCTGTTACAGCGCAAGACTTCCAAAGTAGGTGATGGCCTCGGTAAAACCACGGGCTGGATACATCGCACAGGTCTCAAAAACCGTGAAGTGCAAATGATCGCCGGTGTCAGTTATGACAAGATAGACGACGCGGGTTTGCATGTCACCATCGGTGGCGAACAAAAATTGCTGCCAGTTGATAATGTGATTCTGTGCGCGGGCCAGGAACCAAGACGTGACCTGCAAGCCATGCTGGAAGCAGCAGGCAAGCCTGTTCATCTGATCGGTGGTGCGGATGTAGCGGCAGAACTGGATGCCAAGCGTGCTATCAACCAGGGTACGCGTCTGGCAGCGACAATTTAA
- a CDS encoding DotI/IcmL/TraM family protein: MSGSIAQQQLPAKAETKPPVHAVDASLAGGNTRETTGQPELNMARAEFYLDRYRFIQKIVAGLLVLTILLAYALYDVYRNPPKPLYIAAENDGRIIELRPISRPTISKNALLTWAAESVTSIFTYDYVNYRRQFQSNVDYFSAEGWQAYMDQLDKSGTLQTVKEKSMLVSAVVTSSPVITGEAPVNGIYMWKVEMPIDVTYTPFGQSPIKQKLIIKMNLRAISPLENPRGVVIDSFSTFER; encoded by the coding sequence ATGTCTGGCTCCATAGCTCAACAACAATTGCCAGCCAAGGCGGAAACCAAGCCGCCTGTGCATGCAGTTGACGCGTCGCTTGCAGGCGGCAATACCAGGGAAACCACAGGGCAGCCTGAGCTGAATATGGCACGCGCCGAGTTTTATCTCGACCGTTACCGCTTTATCCAGAAAATTGTGGCAGGTCTGCTGGTGCTGACTATCCTGCTGGCGTATGCCTTGTACGATGTTTACCGCAATCCCCCCAAGCCCCTGTATATCGCCGCAGAAAATGATGGACGCATTATTGAATTGCGCCCCATCAGCCGCCCCACCATTTCCAAGAATGCCTTGCTGACCTGGGCTGCTGAGTCTGTCACTTCGATTTTTACTTATGACTATGTGAATTACCGCAGGCAGTTCCAGAGCAATGTCGATTATTTCAGTGCCGAGGGCTGGCAGGCATACATGGATCAACTGGATAAATCAGGCACGCTGCAGACCGTCAAGGAAAAATCCATGCTGGTTTCTGCCGTTGTTACCAGCAGCCCCGTAATCACTGGTGAAGCACCGGTAAATGGTATCTATATGTGGAAAGTAGAAATGCCGATCGATGTGACTTACACGCCTTTCGGACAAAGTCCTATCAAGCAAAAACTGATCATCAAGATGAACCTGCGTGCCATTTCTCCATTGGAGAACCCGCGCGGCGTGGTGATTGATAGCTTCAGTACATTCGAGCGGTGA
- a CDS encoding PadR family transcriptional regulator yields the protein MSLPHALLTSIAEKPCSGYDLARRFDKSIGYFWHATHQQIYRELGRMEAQGWVISTEVEGGRAGKKLIAILPAGRDELRRWASESSAPMRLRDDMMVKLRADAAIGPLGLAEEFGRRLQLHEQELATYLEIEKRDFSAQTLSHEQQLRYLILKAGITFEESRVQWTKEALRILTSDTGAKSP from the coding sequence ATGTCCCTGCCCCACGCCTTGCTGACCTCGATTGCCGAAAAGCCATGTTCAGGCTATGACCTGGCACGGCGTTTCGACAAGTCCATAGGCTATTTCTGGCATGCGACACACCAGCAAATCTACCGGGAACTGGGGCGCATGGAAGCGCAGGGCTGGGTCATTTCTACGGAAGTAGAAGGTGGCCGTGCAGGTAAAAAACTCATCGCCATTCTGCCTGCGGGCCGGGATGAGTTACGACGCTGGGCCAGTGAGAGCAGTGCACCGATGCGACTGCGGGATGACATGATGGTCAAACTGCGGGCTGATGCTGCCATAGGCCCCTTGGGTCTGGCAGAAGAGTTTGGGCGCCGCCTGCAATTGCATGAGCAGGAACTGGCAACTTACCTGGAGATTGAAAAGCGTGACTTCAGCGCCCAGACACTGTCACACGAGCAACAATTGCGTTACCTGATACTCAAGGCGGGTATCACCTTTGAAGAAAGCCGTGTGCAATGGACCAAAGAAGCATTGCGCATCCTGACATCGGATACAGGGGCCAAAAGCCCCTGA